The following coding sequences lie in one Rutidosis leptorrhynchoides isolate AG116_Rl617_1_P2 chromosome 4, CSIRO_AGI_Rlap_v1, whole genome shotgun sequence genomic window:
- the LOC139843804 gene encoding ATP synthase subunit O, mitochondrial-like — protein sequence MSMAGRFRSSVSRVSKSFMSDSLSTQRSTVERALICPNVTDPQKSRNFASASASASAPKEPKIKVPVAMFGGSGNYASALFIAAAKAKTLEKVESELLDLVAATQKSPTFSQFMKDLAVPADTRVKAVTEICEQAKFSEVTKNFLVVLADNGRLRHVDTIAKRFSDLTMAHRGEVKAVVTTVIPLPAEEEKELKETLQEILKGKKIKLEQKIDPSILGGIVVEFGQKVFDMSIKTRAKQMERFLRDPINFDA from the exons ATGTCGATGGCCGGACGATTTAGATCAAGCGTTTCTAGGGTTTCCAAGTCTTTCATGTCCGATTCTCTTTCTACTCAGAGATCAACTGTTGAACGAGCATTGATTTGCCCTAATGTCACCGATCCTCAG AAATCAAGGAACTTTGCCTCTGCATCTGCATCTGCATCTGCTCCAAAGGAACCAAAGATCAAG GTTCCTGTGGCTATGTTCGGGGGCTCTGGAAACTATGCCTCTGCATTATTCATTGCAGCAGCAAAAGCAAAAACACTGGAGAAGGTTGAATCAGAGCTTCTTGACCTTGTTGCAGCCACTCAGAAATCCCCTACATTTTCTCAGTTCATGAAGGATTTGGCAGTGCCTGCAGATACTAGAGTCAAGGCTGTTACTGAGATTTGTGAACAAGCCAAATTTTCAGAAGTTACAAAGAACTTTTTAG TTGTTTTGGCTGATAACGGGAGGCTCCGACATGTTGACACTATTGCAAAGAGATTTTCAGACCTCACCATGGCCCACAGGGGAGAGGTCAAAGCTGTTGTCACTACTGTCATT CCACTTCCTGCTGAAGAGGAGAAAGAACTAAAAGAGACTTTACAGGAGATTCTTAAAGGAAAGAAGATCAAGCTTGAACAGAAG ATTGATCCAAGTATTCTTGGTGGGATTGTGGTGGAGTTTGGACAAAAGGTGTTTGACATGTCTATCAAGACTAGGGCCAAGCAAATGGAGAGGTTCTTGCGAGACCCCATTAACTTTGATGCCTAA